The Bacillota bacterium genome includes the window TTGATCGCGTTCAGCACGTTGATGGGGAAGCCGTCCTCCATTACGATGATGAAAAAGTGCCCGGCACCCACCTTCTGGGCGTTCGCGACGGCCACCCGGATGAGTTCCAGGTCGTTGCCGGATTGTCGTACCAGGCAGGGTCCCGACGCCTCGTTGAAGGCGATGCCGAACCGGATTCGGCCCCCGGCCTGAGCCATGGCCTCGTGCAGGTCCTCCACCGTCTTGATGAAGTGGCTCTGGCCCAGTATGACGTTGGCGTGCTCGGGCTTCTCGATGGCCACGACGTCGATCTGCATGCCCACAGCCGGCCTCCCTCCAGGCTCATTTCAGGCGCTTTTCGCCGGGAACGGGCGTGACCAGCCCCGGCCCG containing:
- a CDS encoding adenosine-specific kinase produces the protein MQIDVVAIEKPEHANVILGQSHFIKTVEDLHEAMAQAGGRIRFGIAFNEASGPCLVRQSGNDLELIRVAVANAQKVGAGHFFIIVMEDGFPINVLNAIKQVPEVCRIFCATANPCQVLVAQTDQGRGVVGVVDGFAVKGVEGEPEIQERKALLRRFGYKL